A single window of Streptococcus cristatus ATCC 51100 DNA harbors:
- a CDS encoding HD domain-containing protein, which yields MIEKVFRDPVHNYVHVDHQVIYDLINTKEFQRLRRIKQLGTSGYTFHGGEHSRFSHCLGAYEIARRITKIFNEKYSKVWDSHESLLTMTAALLHDLGHGAYSHTFERLFDTDHEDITRQIITSPETEIHQVLVQVSPDFPEKVASVINHTYPNKQVVQLISSQIDVDRMDYLLRDSFFTGASYGQFDLTRILRVICPVENGIAFKRNGMHAVEDYVVSRYQMYMQVYFHPASRAMEVLLQNLLKRAKFLYPAQKDYFALSSPNLISFFENRVTLQDYLALDDGVMNTYFQVWMTSPDKILSDLAQRFINRKVFKSIVFSQENEAHLDIMRDLVGQVGFDPDYYTAIHRNFDLPYDFYRPDVEKPRTQIEILQKDGSLAELSSLSPIVHSLAGTRQGDNRFYFPKEMLADTGLFSEKNQTFMHYIKNDQFTYGE from the coding sequence ATGATTGAAAAAGTATTTCGAGATCCTGTCCATAATTATGTGCATGTGGATCATCAGGTCATTTATGATTTAATCAATACCAAAGAATTTCAACGGCTGCGCCGCATCAAACAGCTGGGTACTTCCGGCTATACCTTCCACGGCGGGGAGCACAGCCGTTTTTCGCATTGTCTGGGAGCTTATGAGATTGCCCGACGTATCACCAAGATTTTCAATGAAAAATACAGCAAGGTCTGGGACAGTCACGAAAGTCTGCTGACCATGACGGCTGCTCTTTTGCATGACTTGGGACATGGCGCTTATTCACATACTTTTGAACGCCTCTTTGATACCGACCATGAGGACATTACGCGGCAAATCATCACTAGTCCTGAGACAGAGATTCATCAGGTCTTGGTGCAGGTTTCGCCGGACTTTCCAGAAAAGGTAGCTAGCGTCATCAACCATACCTACCCCAATAAGCAAGTGGTCCAGCTGATTTCCAGCCAGATTGATGTGGATCGGATGGACTACCTCTTACGAGATTCCTTCTTTACCGGCGCTTCCTATGGGCAATTTGACTTAACCAGAATTTTACGAGTGATTTGTCCAGTAGAAAACGGCATCGCCTTCAAGCGCAATGGCATGCATGCAGTAGAAGACTATGTAGTCAGCCGCTACCAGATGTACATGCAGGTTTATTTCCACCCGGCCAGTCGAGCTATGGAAGTTCTGCTGCAAAATCTGCTCAAGCGGGCCAAGTTTCTCTATCCGGCTCAGAAGGATTATTTTGCGCTGTCATCGCCCAATCTCATTTCATTCTTTGAAAACAGAGTGACCCTGCAGGATTATCTGGCCTTGGATGATGGTGTTATGAATACCTATTTCCAAGTTTGGATGACGAGTCCAGACAAGATTTTATCTGACTTGGCTCAGCGTTTTATTAACCGCAAGGTCTTCAAGTCTATCGTCTTCTCCCAGGAGAACGAAGCGCATTTGGATATCATGCGAGACCTTGTTGGACAAGTTGGCTTTGACCCTGATTACTATACTGCTATCCATCGTAATTTTGATTTGCCCTATGATTTCTACAGGCCCGATGTTGAAAAACCCCGGACCCAGATTGAGATTCTGCAAAAAGATGGCAGCTTAGCAGAACTGTCCAGCCTGTCTCCTATCGTCCATTCGCTGGCCGGCACCAGACAGGGCGACAATCGCTTCTACTTCCCCAAGGAAATGCTGGCAGATACAGGACTTTTCAGCGAAAAAAACCAGACCTTTATGCACTATATCAAAAACGACCAATTTACCTACGGAGAATAA
- a CDS encoding DUF1934 domain-containing protein, with protein MKIRMRNQIKLDEQMELIDQVYDVEWTKKGSNNYLIYQSEEQEKVVLKFDEDKLTMTRFSEPKTILHFIKNGQHVVSIPTPLGAQQFVTDTQHYHLDAENQDLELHYDLKRADDDQLFASYQMKIEWTEEKFEK; from the coding sequence ATGAAAATTAGAATGAGAAATCAAATCAAATTAGATGAACAAATGGAGTTGATTGACCAGGTCTACGATGTAGAATGGACAAAAAAAGGAAGCAATAACTATTTGATTTATCAGAGCGAGGAGCAGGAAAAGGTCGTTCTGAAGTTTGATGAGGACAAGCTGACCATGACCCGCTTTTCTGAGCCTAAGACTATTCTTCATTTTATTAAGAATGGTCAGCATGTAGTATCCATCCCGACTCCGCTAGGAGCTCAACAGTTTGTGACAGACACTCAGCACTATCACTTAGATGCAGAAAATCAAGATTTGGAACTTCACTATGATTTGAAAAGGGCCGACGATGATCAGCTTTTTGCTTCCTATCAGATGAAAATCGAATGGACGGAAGAAAAGTTTGAAAAATAA
- a CDS encoding cation-translocating P-type ATPase → MSKEQKRQAFYTQSPEEVLQAMEASKQGLTSSQAQQRLSDYGRNELEEGEKKTLLMKFIEQFKDLMIIILLVAAILSVVTSGGEDIADAVIILAVVIINAIFGVYQEGKAEEAIAALKSMSSPAARVLRDGHVTEVDSKDLVPGDIVRLEAGDVVPADMRLLEANSLKIEEAALTGESVPVEKDLTVDVAADAGIGDRVNMAFQNSNVTYGRGVGVVVNTGMYTEVGHIAGMLQDADETDTPLKQNLNSLSKVLTYAILVIAAVTFVVGVFIQGKDPLGELMTSVALAVAAIPEGLPAIVTIVLALGTQVLAKRNSIVRKLPAVETLGSTEIIASDKTGTLTMNKMTVEKVFYDGVLNEAGQDIELGLELPLLRSVVLANDTKIDQEGKLIGDPTETAFIQYALDKGYDVKGFLEKYPRVAELPFDSDRKLMSTVHPLPDGKFLVAVKGAPDQLLKRCVARDKAGAIAAIDDVTSQLIKSNNSEMAHQALRVLAGAYKIIDAVPTDLTSENLENDLIFTGLIGMIDPERAEAAEAVRVAKEAGIRPIMITGDHQDTAEAIAKRLGIIEAGDTEDHVLTGAELNELLDAEFEKVVGQYSVYARVSPEHKVRIVKAWQNQGKVVAMTGDGVNDAPALKTADIGIGMGITGTEVSKGASDMILADDNFATIIVAVEEGRKVFSNIQKTIQYLLSANTAEVLTIFLATLFGWDVLQPVHLLWINLVTDTFPAIALGVEPAEPGVMTHKPRGRKSSFFSGGVMSSIIYQGLLQGALVLSVYGYAIANPVHIGDVKAIHADALTMAFATLGLIQLFHAYNVKSVYQSIFTVGPFKSKTFNWSILVSFILLISTIVIDPLEKIFHVTKLDVTQWAVVLIGSFSMIIIVEIVKFIQRKLGMDKNAI, encoded by the coding sequence TTGTCAAAAGAACAAAAGCGCCAAGCTTTTTATACGCAAAGTCCTGAGGAAGTTTTGCAAGCAATGGAAGCTTCCAAACAAGGGTTGACCAGCAGCCAAGCCCAGCAACGTTTGTCGGACTACGGTCGCAATGAATTGGAAGAAGGAGAGAAAAAGACTCTCTTGATGAAATTCATTGAGCAGTTCAAGGACTTGATGATTATCATCTTGTTGGTAGCGGCTATCTTGTCTGTTGTGACGTCAGGTGGTGAGGATATTGCGGATGCTGTGATTATCTTAGCTGTTGTCATCATCAATGCTATCTTTGGTGTCTACCAAGAAGGTAAGGCTGAAGAAGCCATTGCGGCTCTCAAATCTATGTCCAGCCCAGCTGCGCGTGTCCTGCGTGATGGCCATGTCACAGAGGTTGATTCTAAGGATTTGGTGCCTGGCGATATCGTCAGACTGGAAGCCGGCGATGTTGTCCCAGCAGATATGCGACTGTTGGAAGCTAATTCCCTGAAGATCGAAGAAGCCGCTCTGACAGGTGAGTCTGTGCCAGTTGAGAAAGATTTGACTGTCGACGTAGCAGCAGATGCTGGTATTGGCGACCGTGTGAATATGGCCTTCCAAAACTCCAATGTCACTTACGGTCGAGGAGTAGGGGTTGTTGTCAATACAGGTATGTACACAGAAGTCGGTCATATCGCAGGCATGTTGCAAGATGCAGATGAGACTGATACGCCACTCAAGCAAAATCTCAATAGCCTGTCTAAGGTTCTGACCTATGCGATCCTAGTGATTGCTGCGGTGACCTTTGTAGTCGGTGTTTTCATTCAAGGAAAAGATCCGCTTGGTGAATTGATGACTTCGGTTGCTCTTGCAGTTGCAGCTATTCCAGAAGGTCTGCCTGCTATCGTTACTATCGTCTTGGCTTTGGGAACACAGGTTCTGGCTAAGCGAAATTCGATTGTCCGTAAGTTGCCAGCAGTAGAAACGCTTGGTTCAACTGAAATTATCGCTTCAGATAAGACCGGTACCCTGACCATGAATAAGATGACGGTCGAAAAAGTCTTTTATGACGGAGTTCTGAATGAAGCTGGACAAGATATTGAACTTGGCTTGGAACTGCCACTCTTACGTTCTGTTGTCTTAGCCAATGATACCAAGATTGACCAAGAAGGGAAGCTAATTGGTGACCCAACAGAAACAGCCTTCATCCAGTATGCTTTGGACAAGGGTTATGATGTCAAAGGATTTTTAGAGAAATATCCTCGTGTAGCTGAGCTGCCATTTGACTCAGACCGTAAGCTCATGTCTACTGTCCATCCATTGCCAGACGGGAAGTTCCTCGTGGCGGTCAAGGGAGCTCCTGACCAACTCTTGAAACGCTGTGTTGCCCGTGATAAGGCTGGAGCTATTGCGGCGATTGATGATGTTACTTCACAGTTGATCAAGTCTAATAACTCAGAAATGGCTCACCAAGCTCTGCGCGTGCTGGCTGGTGCCTACAAGATTATTGATGCAGTTCCAACCGACTTGACATCTGAAAATCTAGAAAATGATTTAATCTTTACAGGTTTAATCGGTATGATTGACCCTGAGCGTGCCGAAGCGGCAGAAGCCGTTCGTGTGGCTAAGGAAGCAGGAATCCGTCCAATCATGATCACAGGTGACCACCAAGACACAGCAGAAGCAATTGCTAAGCGTTTGGGAATCATTGAAGCTGGAGATACGGAAGACCATGTTTTGACTGGTGCTGAACTCAATGAACTTTTAGATGCAGAATTTGAAAAAGTGGTTGGTCAATACTCTGTCTATGCTCGGGTTTCTCCTGAACACAAGGTTCGTATCGTGAAAGCATGGCAAAACCAAGGTAAGGTCGTTGCCATGACAGGTGATGGTGTCAATGACGCACCAGCTCTGAAGACAGCCGATATCGGTATCGGTATGGGAATCACAGGTACAGAGGTTTCTAAGGGAGCTTCTGACATGATTCTGGCGGATGATAATTTTGCAACCATTATCGTTGCAGTCGAAGAAGGACGGAAGGTCTTCTCTAATATTCAAAAGACCATCCAGTATCTCCTTTCAGCTAATACAGCTGAAGTGCTGACTATTTTCTTGGCAACCCTCTTTGGATGGGATGTCTTGCAACCAGTTCATCTGCTTTGGATCAACTTGGTAACGGATACTTTCCCAGCTATCGCTCTTGGTGTTGAACCTGCCGAGCCAGGTGTCATGACTCACAAGCCTCGTGGTCGTAAGTCTAGCTTCTTCTCTGGTGGTGTCATGAGTTCCATCATCTATCAAGGATTGCTACAAGGTGCTCTCGTTCTATCCGTCTATGGCTATGCTATTGCTAATCCTGTACATATTGGTGATGTAAAAGCGATCCATGCGGATGCCCTTACCATGGCCTTTGCAACTCTTGGACTTATTCAGCTCTTCCATGCTTACAATGTGAAATCTGTTTACCAATCTATCTTTACAGTTGGTCCATTCAAGTCTAAGACTTTTAACTGGTCTATCCTGGTTTCTTTCATCCTATTGATTTCAACTATTGTAATTGATCCACTGGAAAAGATTTTCCATGTGACTAAGTTAGATGTGACTCAATGGGCTGTTGTCCTGATCGGCAGTTTCTCTATGATTATCATTGTTGAAATTGTGAAGTTCATCCAACGTAAATTAGGTATGGACAAGAATGCCATTTAA
- a CDS encoding DUF2785 domain-containing protein, whose translation MYQNLRKKLEEASPLYCEEEILWLLDHIGHPEATIRDELVFSSLARGLQADLFSVEQFRFLAQEAVKRQGFFYKSDENGQATLTRSFTALLYANLLNCDGNPNSLYYQALSVQERTYLLDKGLSYLSVERDTRGYSRKYGWVHAFAHGADLLTEVACHPDFPSSRMPEILEVLHQVFKRVSVRFGNDEDWRLAQVLYQAVLKEKLSQHELRLWLQSQNFPLESKQDFIAFSNFRSCLLEVYVQLDSKKQLSDELRAAIQTFHY comes from the coding sequence ATGTATCAAAATTTACGAAAGAAGTTGGAAGAAGCTTCTCCTTTATATTGTGAAGAAGAAATCTTATGGTTGCTGGATCATATTGGTCATCCAGAAGCGACAATCCGTGATGAGTTAGTCTTTTCGTCCTTGGCAAGGGGACTTCAGGCTGATTTGTTTTCAGTTGAACAGTTTCGTTTCTTGGCTCAAGAGGCAGTCAAAAGACAAGGTTTTTTTTACAAGAGTGACGAAAATGGTCAAGCCACCTTAACACGTTCCTTCACGGCTTTGCTTTATGCTAATCTCTTAAACTGTGATGGTAATCCAAACTCTTTGTATTATCAGGCTTTATCAGTACAAGAAAGAACCTATTTACTAGATAAGGGGCTAAGCTATTTGTCAGTAGAAAGAGACACAAGAGGTTACTCCAGGAAATACGGTTGGGTTCATGCCTTCGCTCATGGAGCAGACTTATTGACAGAAGTGGCTTGTCATCCGGACTTTCCCTCCAGTAGGATGCCAGAGATTCTAGAGGTTCTTCATCAAGTTTTTAAAAGAGTTTCAGTCCGTTTCGGAAATGATGAGGACTGGCGCTTAGCCCAGGTGCTCTATCAAGCTGTTTTAAAGGAAAAACTGTCGCAGCATGAACTTAGACTGTGGCTTCAATCACAGAATTTTCCCTTGGAAAGCAAGCAAGACTTCATAGCTTTTTCCAATTTTCGCTCTTGTTTATTAGAAGTCTATGTGCAGTTAGACAGCAAAAAACAGCTCTCAGATGAGCTGAGAGCTGCTATTCAAACATTCCATTACTGA
- a CDS encoding metallophosphoesterase, which translates to MTRIGFMSDLHLDSNQFGDFERQTLCQLLKEEQIDHLHIAGDLSNDLNKISLPFLETLKQEIPISFNLGNHDMLGLSEEEISNHDFQVQQFGQTKLVSFSGWYDYSFVPEKSKEEHLRTKTNFWFDRRLERQLDDPSITAQTLQELEKLLMTLDGPVIIALHFVPHQDFLYDHPYFQRFNAFLGSQAFHRIFVKYKVKEVVFGHLHHRHQSRIIEGVRYHMRPLGYIREWKLTRNFFNDFPQYQIPQMHRLHKRYNAVKDLVEFLDYKKKHLADELRDAVTVIEVQ; encoded by the coding sequence ATGACAAGAATCGGATTTATGAGCGACCTCCATCTAGACTCTAATCAGTTTGGAGATTTTGAGCGGCAAACTCTTTGCCAGCTTTTAAAAGAGGAGCAAATTGACCATCTACACATTGCAGGGGACCTGTCCAACGACCTGAACAAGATCAGTTTGCCCTTTCTTGAAACTTTGAAGCAAGAGATTCCCATTTCTTTTAATCTGGGAAACCACGATATGCTGGGACTTTCTGAAGAAGAAATTTCAAACCATGATTTTCAGGTCCAGCAGTTCGGACAAACTAAGCTCGTCAGCTTTTCTGGCTGGTACGACTACAGCTTTGTTCCAGAAAAAAGCAAGGAAGAGCATCTGAGAACCAAGACCAATTTCTGGTTTGACCGTAGATTGGAGCGTCAACTTGACGACCCTAGCATTACAGCTCAGACGCTGCAAGAGTTGGAAAAACTGCTGATGACTTTAGATGGTCCCGTTATTATTGCTCTGCATTTTGTTCCCCATCAAGACTTTCTATACGACCATCCCTATTTCCAACGCTTCAACGCCTTCCTAGGAAGCCAAGCTTTTCATCGGATCTTTGTCAAATACAAGGTGAAAGAGGTAGTTTTCGGCCATCTCCACCACCGCCACCAAAGCCGTATTATCGAAGGTGTCCGCTACCATATGCGTCCTCTAGGCTACATCCGCGAATGGAAACTGACTCGGAACTTTTTTAATGACTTTCCTCAGTATCAAATTCCCCAGATGCACCGCCTGCACAAGCGTTATAATGCTGTTAAAGATTTAGTCGAATTTCTAGACTATAAGAAAAAACACTTGGCAGATGAACTGCGAGATGCTGTAACGGTGATTGAAGTTCAGTAA
- the prfB gene encoding peptide chain release factor 2 (programmed frameshift) has product MDISEIRQKIDANREKLASFRGSLDLEGLEEEIAILENKMTEPDFWDDNIAAQKTSQELNELKQTYENFHQMTELFDESEILLDFLAEDDSVQEELEEKLTELDKMMTSYEMTLLLSEPYDNNNAILEIHPGSGGTEAQDWGDMLLRMYTRFGNAKGFKVEVLDYQAGDEAGIKSVTLSFEGPHAYGILKSEMGVHRLVRISPFDSAKRRHTSFTSVEVMPELDDTIEVEVRDDDIKMDTFRSGGAGGQNVNKVSTGVRLTHIPTGIVVQSTVDRTQYGNRDRAMKMLQAKLYQLEQEKKAAEVDSLKGDKKEISWGSQIRSYVFTPYTMVKDHRTSYEVAQVDKVMDGDLDGFIDAYLKWRLN; this is encoded by the exons ATGGACATTTCAGAAATTCGTCAAAAGATTGACGCAAATCGTGAAAAATTAGCTTCTTTCAGGGGGTCTCTT GACTTAGAAGGTCTGGAAGAAGAAATTGCCATCTTAGAAAATAAGATGACAGAACCTGACTTTTGGGACGACAACATTGCAGCCCAGAAGACATCTCAAGAGCTCAATGAACTCAAGCAAACCTATGAAAATTTTCATCAGATGACCGAGCTTTTTGATGAATCGGAAATCTTGCTTGATTTTCTGGCTGAGGACGACTCGGTTCAAGAAGAGTTGGAAGAAAAGTTAACCGAGCTTGATAAAATGATGACCAGCTATGAGATGACTCTCTTGCTGTCAGAGCCTTATGATAATAACAACGCCATTCTTGAAATTCACCCAGGATCTGGTGGTACAGAGGCTCAGGATTGGGGCGATATGCTGTTGCGAATGTACACGCGCTTCGGCAATGCCAAGGGCTTCAAAGTAGAAGTCTTGGACTATCAGGCTGGCGATGAGGCTGGGATTAAGTCAGTGACCCTATCATTTGAAGGGCCGCATGCTTATGGTATACTCAAGTCAGAGATGGGCGTTCATCGCTTGGTTCGGATTTCGCCATTTGATTCGGCGAAACGTCGTCATACTTCCTTTACCTCAGTAGAGGTCATGCCAGAGTTGGACGATACTATTGAGGTAGAGGTCCGTGATGATGACATCAAGATGGATACTTTCCGTTCAGGTGGAGCCGGCGGACAGAACGTCAATAAGGTATCAACTGGTGTGAGATTGACCCATATTCCGACAGGAATTGTCGTACAGTCTACCGTTGACCGAACCCAGTATGGAAACCGTGACCGAGCTATGAAAATGCTGCAGGCCAAGCTTTATCAGTTGGAGCAAGAGAAAAAAGCAGCAGAAGTCGATTCGCTCAAGGGAGATAAAAAAGAGATTTCTTGGGGCAGTCAGATTCGTTCTTATGTCTTTACTCCCTATACTATGGTCAAAGATCATCGAACTAGCTATGAAGTAGCTCAGGTAGATAAGGTTATGGACGGAGACTTAGACGGATTTATTGATGCCTATTTAAAATGGAGACTCAACTAA
- the ftsE gene encoding cell division ATP-binding protein FtsE → MSMIEMKDVVKKYDNGTTALRGVSIHIEPGEFAYIVGPSGAGKSTFIRLLYREIKIDKGNLAVAGFNLGKIKKRDIPMLRRRVGVVFQDYKLLPKKTVYENIAYAMEVIGEHRRNIKKRVMEVLDLVGLKHKVRSFPNELSGGEQQRIAIARAIVNNPQVLIADEPTGNLDPDNSWEIMNLLERINLQGTTVLMATHNSQIVNTLRHRVIAIENGRVVRDEAEGEYGYDD, encoded by the coding sequence ATGTCAATGATTGAAATGAAAGACGTTGTTAAAAAGTATGACAACGGGACAACTGCTCTACGTGGTGTATCTATACATATCGAACCAGGTGAATTTGCCTATATTGTAGGACCATCAGGAGCAGGTAAATCAACCTTTATTAGACTCCTCTATCGTGAAATTAAAATCGATAAAGGAAACCTTGCTGTAGCAGGTTTTAACTTGGGAAAAATCAAGAAACGGGATATTCCAATGCTACGCCGTAGAGTCGGTGTGGTTTTCCAAGACTATAAACTACTTCCTAAAAAGACCGTTTATGAGAATATTGCCTATGCTATGGAAGTTATCGGTGAGCATCGTAGAAATATTAAGAAACGCGTCATGGAAGTTTTGGATCTGGTTGGCCTTAAGCACAAGGTTCGTTCCTTCCCTAATGAGTTATCAGGGGGAGAACAGCAACGGATTGCGATTGCGCGTGCCATTGTTAACAATCCCCAGGTCTTGATTGCTGACGAGCCGACTGGTAACTTGGATCCAGATAATTCATGGGAAATCATGAATTTGCTGGAGCGCATTAACCTGCAAGGAACTACAGTCCTGATGGCGACTCACAATAGTCAGATTGTAAATACCCTACGTCACCGCGTCATTGCTATCGAAAATGGTCGTGTGGTGCGTGATGAGGCGGAAGGAGAATACGGATACGATGATTAG
- the ftsX gene encoding permease-like cell division protein FtsX: protein MIRRFFRHLIESLKSLKRNGWMTVAAVSSVTITLSLVAIFASVILNTAKLASDISNNVRIVVYMRKDIADNSKTIVKEGQTVKNNDYHKIYDALTSMDHVSKVTYSSKEEQYEKLTETMGSEWKVFEGDSNPLYDAYIVDTTEHKYVDSVAAEAKKLEGVSEVQDGGANTQKLFALSDFIRVWGLVGAGLLIFIAVFLISNTIRITIISRSREIQIMRLVGAKNSYIRGPFLFEGAWIGLLGSVLPVVLVYFGYNMAYQTMNKNLVAQNLSMIEPHLFVPAMIGAVSVLGIFIGSLGSSISMRRFLKI from the coding sequence ATGATTAGAAGGTTTTTCCGTCATTTGATTGAATCGCTTAAGAGCCTTAAGCGGAATGGTTGGATGACAGTCGCAGCTGTGAGTTCAGTTACGATTACTCTCAGTTTAGTTGCTATCTTTGCCTCTGTTATTTTAAATACCGCAAAGCTAGCGTCTGATATTTCAAACAACGTTCGTATTGTTGTCTATATGCGCAAAGACATCGCTGACAACAGCAAAACAATCGTTAAAGAAGGTCAGACCGTTAAAAATAATGATTACCATAAGATTTATGACGCCCTAACTTCGATGGATCATGTCTCAAAGGTTACTTATTCAAGTAAAGAAGAACAGTATGAAAAGCTGACAGAGACAATGGGAAGTGAGTGGAAGGTCTTTGAGGGGGATTCAAACCCGCTTTATGATGCTTATATTGTCGATACGACAGAGCATAAATACGTAGATTCTGTTGCGGCAGAAGCCAAGAAGCTGGAAGGCGTTTCGGAAGTGCAGGATGGTGGAGCTAATACGCAAAAACTGTTTGCCTTATCTGATTTTATCCGAGTATGGGGACTGGTAGGGGCAGGCTTGCTCATCTTTATTGCAGTCTTCCTGATTTCCAATACGATTCGGATTACTATTATTTCACGGAGTCGTGAGATTCAGATTATGCGCTTAGTGGGTGCAAAAAATAGCTATATCCGCGGTCCCTTCCTATTTGAAGGCGCTTGGATCGGTTTGCTAGGTTCAGTTTTGCCAGTAGTTTTAGTTTATTTTGGTTATAATATGGCCTATCAAACCATGAATAAAAATCTCGTTGCGCAAAATCTTTCCATGATTGAGCCACACCTGTTTGTCCCTGCTATGATTGGGGCTGTGTCAGTCTTGGGAATCTTTATCGGTTCACTTGGTTCATCCATTTCTATGAGACGATTTTTGAAGATTTAA
- a CDS encoding MBL fold metallo-hydrolase — translation MKVHKIVNLIAFENTYILENDRHVIVVDPGSDWRKIQRKLEEIAKPITAILLTHTHYDHIMSLDKVRDNFANPPVYVAESEASWLYTPTDNLSGLDRHADLEDVILRPAEYYFAYHQDYQLDDFHFYAVQTPGHSIGGVSIIFPEEQVVLTGDALFRETIGRTDLPTGNMDQLLAGIREELFVLPKDYRVYPGHGNDTTIGHEKNFNPFF, via the coding sequence ATGAAAGTTCACAAAATTGTCAATCTCATCGCTTTTGAAAACACTTATATCCTTGAAAATGACCGTCATGTCATCGTAGTTGACCCAGGCAGCGACTGGCGGAAGATCCAACGCAAGCTAGAAGAAATTGCTAAGCCCATCACTGCTATTCTGCTGACTCATACGCATTACGATCATATTATGAGTCTGGATAAGGTCCGAGATAACTTTGCCAATCCGCCCGTCTATGTAGCGGAGAGCGAAGCAAGCTGGCTCTATACTCCTACTGATAATCTTTCAGGTCTTGACCGCCATGCAGATTTGGAAGACGTCATTCTCAGACCTGCTGAATATTATTTCGCCTATCACCAAGACTACCAACTGGACGACTTTCATTTTTATGCTGTTCAGACACCTGGTCATTCTATCGGAGGAGTTTCCATTATTTTCCCAGAAGAGCAAGTCGTCCTGACTGGTGATGCCCTCTTCCGTGAAACTATCGGCAGAACAGATCTACCGACTGGTAATATGGACCAGCTCCTTGCTGGCATCCGCGAAGAATTATTTGTCTTGCCCAAAGACTATCGTGTCTATCCCGGCCATGGAAATGACACAACGATTGGTCACGAAAAGAATTTCAATCCATTTTTCTAA